CATCGCCAACTGCCAGGACTTCATCAACAATCAGGATTTCAGATTCCAGGTGTGCGGCTACCGCAAAGGCAAGTCGCACATACATGCCCGAGGAGTATCGCTTTACCGGTGTATCGATATATCTTTCTACACCTGCAAAATCAACAATCTCTTCAAACTTCCGTTTAATCTCCGCTTTTCGCATTCCGAGGATAGCGCCATTTAAAAAGATATTCTCTCGCCCTGTAAGCTCAGGATGGAAGCCTGTGCCAACTTCCAGTAGACTGGCAATGCGGCCTTTAATCTTCGCCAGGCCTGTGGTAGGAGCCGTTACTCTACTCAATATTTTTAATAAGGTGCTTTTTCCTGCGCCATTACGACCAATAATGCCGACAGCATCCCCTTGTTCAACCTCGAAATGAAGATCTTTTAGACTCCAAATGATGTCACTTTTACCCTTATCTCTAGTGCGGTTTATTTCGCCAATGCGCAAAAACGGATCATCTTTACCACGTAGTTTTGCCCACCAGCGTTCCAGATCGCGGGATATCGTGCCCGTTCCTATTTCGCCCAATTGATAGGCTTTTGAAAGATTTTCTACTTTGATGGCGATATTATTCATAAATCAATTGGCCAAACCAACATTAAACCGTATCCACAAATGTTTTCTCTACTTTATTAAAAATGATCACACCTATAACCGTAATTAAGAAGGTTATGCCCGTACAATAGCCCAGACTTTGCCAGCTGAAGCCGCCTTTGCCCAAAAAGCCGTACCTGAAGGTTTCAATAATTGGGGTCATTGGGTTGTATTCAATGACCCAGGCATAGGTGGGGTATTTATCCAAAGCCGTAGATAAAGGATAAATTACTGTTGTGGCATACATCAATAATTGGACGCCAAAGGTGACCAGAAATGAAAGGTCGCGATATTTAGTCGTCATGGCCGAGATGATCATCCCTAAGCCCAAACCTAAACATGCCATTAAAATAACAAGAAAGGGAAATAGGAGAAGATACCGGTTTGGACTAAAATGCACGTCTGTACTTAGGTAAAACAACATCATCAGGATAAATAGCAGCATCTGCACACCAAAGCGAACTAAGTTGGAGGCTACAATGCTTAAAGGCATGATTAGTCTTGGGAAATAAACTTTTCCGAACAGGTTTGCATTGTCTTTAAATACGGTACTGGTCTTATTCAGGCATTCTGAAAAATAGTTCCAGGTGG
This is a stretch of genomic DNA from Candidatus Pedobacter colombiensis. It encodes these proteins:
- a CDS encoding ABC transporter permease encodes the protein MKPLIEENWDIEIKPANNLLDLKLKDVWHYRDLLWLLVKRDFVSFYKQTILGPLWFLIQPIFTMLIYTFIFGNLAGISTDGLPQPLFYMAGITTWNYFSECLNKTSTVFKDNANLFGKVYFPRLIMPLSIVASNLVRFGVQMLLFILMMLFYLSTDVHFSPNRYLLLFPFLVILMACLGLGLGMIISAMTTKYRDLSFLVTFGVQLLMYATTVIYPLSTALDKYPTYAWVIEYNPMTPIIETFRYGFLGKGGFSWQSLGYCTGITFLITVIGVIIFNKVEKTFVDTV